The following are encoded together in the Kribbella sp. CA-293567 genome:
- a CDS encoding Nramp family divalent metal transporter, with amino-acid sequence MADTTSTDHDRFNLPTKNLPAPQVRDLPDPPSQTWRIVGPGMVGAGVGLASGEFILWPYIASQVGLVFLWGAVVGVAIQWFLNMEIERYTLATGETALTGFNRYGKHWGLFFAIMTYFANLWPGWATSSASMLTYLFGAGDPRWIAIGILVVIGLILTLAPVVYVMLERLIFVKIAAVAVLVILALIFAIRGRTYSALGDAVTHPEFPVSTLGFALMMGAIAYAGAGGGQNLCQSNWIRDKGFGMGVHVPRLTSPVTGEKAADPHANGFTFPPDAANLARWKRWWKFTNLEQALTFVLITVATILFTSMLAHATLFGDDSVKNNISFLKIEGVNLQNLVGGWFGYLFWAIGAFSLFAAAAGIVDYTSRLASDMIKARYLRTSTITESKLYFWLVWGLVAFGIVVLLAGLSQPLVLLTISACTAGTMMFVYSGLLWWMNSRALPRAIRISRLRTGVMLFAFLAFGFLAVFTIIDQFKKNF; translated from the coding sequence ATGGCAGACACCACGTCCACAGACCACGACAGGTTCAACCTGCCGACGAAGAACCTGCCCGCGCCGCAGGTCCGCGACCTGCCCGATCCACCGTCGCAGACCTGGCGGATCGTCGGGCCGGGAATGGTCGGCGCCGGGGTCGGGCTCGCCTCCGGCGAGTTCATCCTCTGGCCGTACATCGCCTCCCAGGTCGGGCTGGTGTTCCTCTGGGGCGCCGTCGTCGGGGTCGCGATCCAGTGGTTCCTGAACATGGAGATCGAGCGGTACACGCTGGCCACTGGTGAGACAGCGTTGACCGGCTTCAACCGCTACGGCAAGCACTGGGGCCTGTTCTTCGCGATCATGACGTACTTCGCGAACCTCTGGCCCGGCTGGGCGACCAGCTCCGCCTCGATGCTGACCTACCTGTTCGGCGCCGGCGACCCACGCTGGATCGCGATCGGCATCCTGGTGGTGATCGGCCTGATCCTGACCCTGGCGCCGGTCGTCTACGTGATGCTGGAGCGGCTGATCTTCGTCAAGATCGCGGCCGTCGCGGTGCTGGTGATCCTGGCCCTGATCTTCGCCATCCGCGGCAGGACCTACAGCGCCCTCGGCGACGCCGTCACGCACCCGGAGTTCCCGGTCAGCACCCTCGGTTTCGCCCTGATGATGGGCGCGATCGCGTACGCCGGAGCCGGTGGCGGGCAGAACCTGTGCCAGAGCAACTGGATCCGGGACAAGGGCTTCGGGATGGGCGTCCACGTCCCCCGGCTGACCTCCCCGGTCACCGGGGAGAAGGCCGCCGACCCGCACGCCAACGGCTTCACCTTCCCGCCCGACGCCGCGAACCTGGCCCGCTGGAAGCGCTGGTGGAAGTTCACCAACCTCGAGCAGGCACTGACCTTCGTGCTGATCACGGTGGCCACCATCCTGTTCACCTCGATGCTGGCCCACGCCACCTTGTTCGGCGACGACAGCGTCAAGAACAACATCAGCTTCCTGAAGATCGAGGGTGTCAACCTGCAGAACCTGGTGGGCGGCTGGTTCGGCTACCTGTTCTGGGCGATCGGCGCGTTCTCGCTGTTCGCCGCGGCGGCCGGCATCGTCGACTACACCTCCCGGCTGGCCTCCGACATGATCAAGGCCCGCTACCTGCGCACCTCCACCATCACCGAGTCCAAGCTGTACTTCTGGCTGGTCTGGGGACTGGTTGCCTTCGGCATCGTCGTCCTGCTGGCCGGCCTGTCCCAGCCGCTGGTGCTGCTGACCATCTCGGCCTGCACGGCCGGCACGATGATGTTCGTCTACTCCGGTCTGCTCTGGTGGATGAACTCCCGGGCCCTCCCCCGGGCGATCCGGATCAGCCGCCTCCGCACCGGCGTCATGCTGTTCGCCTTCCTGGCCTTCGGCTTCCTGGCGGTCTTCACGATCATCGACCAGTTCAAGAAGAACTTCTGA
- a CDS encoding DUF427 domain-containing protein has product MVDTTTSYRVLETSHPPTYYLPRAAFTPGVLREAAGTSYCEWKGVASYLTIAAGDRVAEAKAWFYPEPVPAYGVLADHIAFYPGAMDTCAIDGEQVQPQPGNFYGGWITSRVVGPFKGEPGTAYW; this is encoded by the coding sequence GTGGTCGACACCACCACGTCGTACCGGGTGCTGGAGACCAGCCACCCGCCGACCTACTACCTGCCCCGCGCGGCGTTCACCCCCGGCGTACTGCGCGAAGCAGCCGGTACGTCGTACTGCGAATGGAAGGGCGTCGCGTCCTACCTGACCATCGCGGCGGGCGACCGGGTGGCCGAGGCGAAAGCCTGGTTCTATCCGGAGCCGGTACCGGCGTACGGCGTACTGGCGGACCACATCGCGTTCTATCCCGGCGCGATGGACACCTGCGCCATCGACGGCGAACAGGTCCAGCCGCAACCCGGCAACTTCTACGGCGGCTGGATCACGTCCCGCGTGGTCGGCCCGTTCAAGGGCGAGCCGGGCACCGCCTATTGGTGA